The genomic DNA aaggggagggggcacCGACGCTGATGGACGAGGAAActgggctcagagaggcaaagtgacACGCCTGAGGTCACCAGTCCCGTGCAGGGCCCTATTCgaccctggctctgcccctctgcctccccccgctGCCCACCCCGCTGCACCCCCCCGGGTCCCCGACCTGGGGATGATGCGCTGCGTGAGGCGGTtggtggggatggagaggggaACCTGTTGCTGTAGTCGTCGCTGCTCAAACAGGCCGGGGAGGTCGTGCGCCCAGATGTGCGTGGATTTCCctgccggggagggacagaggggctcAGAGAGTGTCAGCGGGCAGGGTGCAGGCCCCGggccctgcccgccccgccccgccccgtacCTGAGAGTGACAGCAGCACGTTGTTCACGCAGTAGAGCCAGGTGCAGCGGTGTGAGATCAGCTAGGGGGCCGCAGAGcggacagacggacagacggaCAGGGAGTCAGCCCCCCAAGCCCCCCCAAGGCCCTCTCCCCTCCAAAGCCAGCCGGGCCTCACCTTCTCCAGTGTATCCTCGTGCAGTTCATGCAGGTTGAGGGTGTAGATGCCTTCCTCGGCCCCCACCACCAGAAACTGGTCTGCGGGTTTGGGTACAGGGTCAGAGGTCAGTCACGCCCCCTGGCCCAAGCTGCAGGGTCCCAggctcctgcttcctccctgccccagcctacCGCGGGTGACAGGGTGAATCCAGGTGACCGCAGCGTGGATCCGCAGGGGGCAGCCATTGAAGACCTTGGAGAAGCAGGCGCCCAtctggggagaaggcaggaggCTGGTGAAgaagatggggggagagggggcagccgGCAGGGGGGCTTCAGGGTGGCAGGGCCGCGGGACCGACACTTACATGcaccttgggggtgggggggagcccgTGGCAGGATGATctctggaagggagggaagaagtcaGGGCCGAGGCGAcagccccagcctcccagcctcccagcccgtCTGGAGCACCCCCTCACCTCAGGATCGTCCCTGTGCTTCATGGTGGCCCAGGCAGTGGGGAGCAGTGGGGGGCTGTTAGGgcctgggagaggtgggggtggggttcctGCAGGCACAGAAGGGCTGTGAATTCCAGCTCTAGCCCCGCCCTGAGCCTATCTTCTGGTCCCCCAGGCTCGGACTCACCCAGGGGGCTGGACAGAGGGTCTTCAGCTGGAGGCTCAGCAGGGGGTGGCCCCAAGAAGGGGGCCCGCTTGATGGTTCCCATGGCATCGTCTGGGGAGTCCAGCTCCTGGCAGGAGAGTCAGGGGACCGAGCCTGGCTGCTAGGGGGTCACCGGTAACCCACCCCCACTGCACCCTCTccggccctcccccactccataCCTGGAGTTCTGAGGCTGGTCGGATGGTCAGGCTCCTGTCGGGGACGAACCAGAGGGACATAAGGCGTGAGATGTGACCAGGCCCCGGgtccagctgcccccccccccaccctttcgAGCCCAGCCCCTCACCTTTCCTCCAGGGCCTCCTCGACTGACTGTAGCAGGCTCCTGGGCAGGAGGGGATGAGGTCAGAGGCCAGCCTtttctgctgcccctcccccttccctgtagcctccctctccctcactcacccaCTCAGCTCCTCCTTTCCCAGCAGCGTCCACTCCTCCTCCCACTGCGGGGAAACCGAGTCAGAAAGACCAAAAGAGAGTCAGAGACAAGAGAGGCAATGTGGGCGGGTGATGGAGAGACTGTGGGAAGGACAGGACGCACAGACAGAAAATGACACGGAAACAGGCGAGAGAATTGTGAGCGAGGGGGACAGCGAGAGGCAGAGAAACTACGCAAGAGGAGGACTGACAGCCAGAGAAGGGGACGGAGAGGCGCAAGGGCAAGAGGTAGAGTCGGACGACCAGGCTCGGATGCAGACGCGGCAGAGAGCTGGAGGAGAGGCTCGGGGTCTGTGACAGGCCCGCGTGTTAGAAAGGCATGGTCCCTGTGCCCGGGAAgcagtccccctccccctgcaccgcCTTCGCTGTCCTGGGTGGGACAAGCCTGCTTGCACAGGGCTTTCCACGGCCAGAGGACCAGGCTGCTGCTGCTTCAGGAATCTGAGACGCCCCCGTCCTGCACCCCtgccatgccccccccccccccgcaacagaCCCTCACCGGCTCGTTCAGTGGGTCCGTTTCCTTCCTGCGCGGGGCACCAAATTTCACCTGGTGAACTGGGAGGGCCCAGGGTACCCGAGTTAGGAAGGTGGGCTCCCGACCGACCCCGACACTCACACCAAATGCCCacacccagccccccaccccaccaaatcCACAGACACAGTCCTCCCAGCAGACTCACACTGGATCTCTGAGGGGGTCCTCTCGGCCGGGCCGTGCTGACCCCGGGAGTGAATGGTGTCTGGGAACACGTCATAAGCCTAAGAGAGAACGCAAACAGCCGACACACACACCCAGCCTGGAAGCGCTCTCTGCACACGGATGGGTTTTGTTTTCACAACCCTCTGAGACGATCCCAAGATTAAATGGCACCCTCGTTTTCAAAGATGAGAAAACCGACCCAGACAGGCAAGTGGCTGGCCAAAGATCACACGGGTCAGGTCAGCCTGAACCAAGGGTGGGGAATTTATCAGGTGGGAggtatgggggggtgggggtgggggcaagatgGGCCCAGGGAAGACTTCGAATGGGCGGGCTTGCCTGGAGGAAAGTTCTCGGTGCTGGCAACATTTAAGTTAAAGGGCCCTGACTCATACCGCCTCCACACTTCTTACCACCCGGCCAGGCCAGGACCCATTCCCCAGCTCTGCTCACTCACCTCGAGATCACAGTCCTCAGGGGAAGGGGTTCCGAGGTGGGGGTCATTGGCTTTGTCCAGCAGCTGTGTGAGGAGAGCCCGAGGGAGCTGCTGGGTTGTGAACGGGTGCTGCAAGATTGAGGGGGGCACAGGTTGGTTCCTGACCTCCAGGGCCCTGCTTTCAAGCATCCaggctcctgccctgcccctgcctcccacctgcagAAGCTTCTCTGCCGTTGGCCTCTTCTTGGGGTTCTTGGTCAAGGCTAGCTTGAGGAAGTGGTGGAAATTCTGGGTCCTAGTGGGCACaagagcccccccgcccccagacccaGGTTAGCCCTCACGTGCAGCATCCTGCCAGCTGCCCCCTGCCACCGCTCCAGAGGAGGGAGTCTGCTCTAGGAAAGAGCCGGCCCGAGGCCAAGGGCGGCTGGCCTAAGCAATGCTGCGTCGTGACACGGCAGCGCCCCCCATCATTAACCGTCTGCCCTTCCTCCAGACCCAGGCTGGGTCCCCCGACCCAGAGGCAGGGCTCAAGCCCCTCCGGCAGATGGTCCACAAAGGCTGAGAGGGCAGGGCTCCGCAGGCTGTGCCCTGGGAGTTGGCAGAAGGCTCTCCGCCCCCATGGAGACTGCTGGAAAGGAGGCCCCAGCAGGGGGTGTGGGCCCTCACCAGCGAGTCTTGTCTCGCAGCCTGGGCGGCTGGAAGCTACTCTTCGACATGAGCATCAGGGCCCTGTGGAGAGCACGAGGTCAGGGGACGAGGTCAGCAGGGCCCTCGAGGTCAGGCGAGGGGCAAGTAAGTGTTCAGCGGACCTCATGGGGTGCAGATGGAAAAGAGGGGGCTGCAGCTCGCCCAGCTCGATGGCGGTGATGCCCAGGGCCCAGACGTCACATAGCTCGTTGTAGCCTCCTTTGCGTTCCACGGCGGCCACCTCCGGGGCCATCCTAGAGGCAGGGTCACAGATGGGAtggccaggtgccccacctgtggcgcctgcccccctccccccaccccagcccaaggGACAGCCTCACCAGTAAGGAGTCCCAATGAAAGATCTCCTCTTAGCCACAGATGCCGTCAGCTCGCCTGCCACCCCAAAGTCGGCTGCGGGGAGAGAGAGCTACTCCCATCCGCCCACTGGCTaccactccccacccacctccagggCTCAGGCTCGGAATGCACCTGAAGGGTTCAGAGAGCAGGTGGCCCAGGTTCAGCCACAACTGCCACAGGTCCGAGGCAAGGCCAGGTCCCCCTCCGGGAGGGGTCAACCACCTTCTATCCCTGACCGAGTGCGCGGTCCCAGGTTAGAATCCATAAAGACCCAACCACATCCAACTTCTGGCAAGGAAGGAGGGCTCGTCTACTGTCTCAACGGGGAAACCGAGGGTTAAGTGgtaaagtgacttgctcaaggacaCCCAGCACCTGAACGCAGACTCTAAGCCTCCACGAGCTCCCACAGAACCCTCACCCTGATTGTTTCCCCGGGGTACTGACCCAGCTTGACATCTCCCTGGAGGGTGAGGAGAAGATTGGCTCCCTGTGGgaatggaggagagagaatcccgtcTGGTGCCCCCAAgagcctcctcctgcctcccacgATGCCCTGGGCCAGACCCCTACCTTGATGTCTCTGTGGATCTTCCCCTGAGAATGCAAGTGGTGTAGCCCCTGGGGACAAAAAGGAGCTCCTGAGAGCAGCCACCCAGCACTATCCCACCTCTCCTGAACCCCCTCTCAGGACTGGGGCCCCCCACCCAAGcagcttcctcctcccctctccccaaacagGAAGTGGCTGAGCCAAGAGGGAAATGTGCTGCTTCCGGCAACAGGGCTGGGGCCCCTTTCCCCCCAGGACCCACAGCCCCTCGGGCCAGCCCTGCCTGAAGTACTCCACCCACCCccgcactcccccccccccccccacagggcAGCCAGTCTCCCTGCCCGTAACTCCTGGGGACTAGGAACGTGAACAGCCTTATGGGCCCAGCTACCTTCAGTGCCTCCCGGCAGACATAGGCAATCTGTCGTTCCTCCAGGGGCCCGGTGGCTGAAATGGAAGGGGTGAAGGCTGGCATGGAGGTCTGGAGGAGATGCTGACCTTGCCAGGCCACCCTGTGTGGGGGAAGCAGCAGGCACTGCTGGGTGAAAGAGGTGTTGTCCTTATCCCCTCCCTGTACAGTCTGGGATTCAGAGCCCAGAAAAGGACACCATTTctgtcaaggtcacacagccagttaggAGTGGAGAAGGGCCTAGCTCCAGGACCCcagctctcctctcctgccccatGTTGGGGAAGAGGGAGTTGGGGAAAGGCCTGTGGCCCTCTGGGGCCTGGAGTCCTGGCCCTCACCGTGGTATATCTCCTGCAGGGACCCCCCTCCGCAGAACTCCATGCAGATCCACAAGCGGTCATTCCTGCGAGGGCACAGAACCTGGGTGAGCACGTGGCAGGGCCACATGGGGGCTGCCTGAGGGTAGGCAAGGGGATAAAACAGCCTCACCTGAGGTAGCTGCCAATGTAGGCCACCACATTGGGGTGACGGCACTCACGCAGGATGGTGATTTCCTGCTGGAGGGAGCTGGTGTCGTCCCCTGGGGAGCACAGGGCATCATGGGGGGAGGGCGCATGGGGCTTGCTCTAACTCAGtgccctcatctgcaaaatgggcatatCCGGGCCAGACAGATCCCAAGTGACAGCACCTCCTGGGGCCTGTCTCTCAGGGGGTCAACTCTCAGCGCCACCAGGCGCTATGCCCTCCCACCAGCGCAGAGGCCCTGCCTCCAGGCCCTCACCTGGGTCTACCTTGACTATCTTGACCGCGGCCAGTTCGGACGTGACCGTGTCTCGGGCCTGCAGGGGCGGAGGAGGCGAAGCGGGatgaggagggggcggggctgggggctggatcCCGCGGTAGCGCGCAGAGCCTGCACCCTCCTCGCCGCTCTCCCGCCCGTCCGGTTGCCCGGCGCACCTTGTAGACGTCGCCATAGGTCCCGGCCCCCACGCGCTGCAGCAGCTCGAAGCGGTCCCGCGGATCCTGCAGCGACACGTCCCGCAGCAGCGCCATTGCCCGGCGCCGGgcgggccggcgggcgggcggtCGTGAGCTGCGGAGCCGCGGAGCCGGCgcggggcggcgcggggcggggtggggcggggcagcACCGCCGGGGCGGGCGCGGGTGGCTCCGAGGCCGaggaggcggggccggggcccggggcggggccaGAGGGGGATGCCCCGCCGCCCCACCGGGAGGCGGCGCCCGCGGGACAGGCACTCCGAGGCGAGGGGAAGCCCCGAGGCCGGGCGGAGCCGACCGGGGCCGAGGGATCAGGCCAGCGgcatctcctcccttccccccccccgccctccccgcccggTTCCCCTGCTCCCTACAGGTGGGGAGCCCgaaggccagaaggcagtggggagagggggcactCCTCATCCCACCCGCGCCGCCCGCAATTCCCCAGATGAAACACGGAcgtgtactttttctttttttttacaaaatgtattcatcttccttgaaactgaaaaataaatctatgtaCAAAACAGGAAGAGATCAGGctcccctcacccactcgcaAACCCCTGCAGATTTCCTCCAGAGTCCCTTGAGGCGGCTGGACCTCGGGGAGGTTCCCAGAGGGTCGGAAAGAGGTCTGCTCTGATCTGCGGCCAGTTTGGTCAGGAAGGGGGCGGGGCTCAGGATTCACAGGCCGGAGACTGCGTTTCGTGTCCCAGACTCGCAGGATAGAGGGGAGGAAGCTAGAATTTCCAAACTCTGAAAGTTGAAGTtcttttgggtgtgtgtgtgggggggggggggggttgggttcCCAAGGGAT from Panthera tigris isolate Pti1 chromosome D1, P.tigris_Pti1_mat1.1, whole genome shotgun sequence includes the following:
- the MAP4K2 gene encoding mitogen-activated protein kinase kinase kinase kinase 2 isoform X1; protein product: MALLRDVSLQDPRDRFELLQRVGAGTYGDVYKARDTVTSELAAVKIVKVDPGDDTSSLQQEITILRECRHPNVVAYIGSYLRNDRLWICMEFCGGGSLQEIYHATGPLEERQIAYVCREALKGLHHLHSQGKIHRDIKGANLLLTLQGDVKLADFGVAGELTASVAKRRSFIGTPYWMAPEVAAVERKGGYNELCDVWALGITAIELGELQPPLFHLHPMRALMLMSKSSFQPPRLRDKTRWTQNFHHFLKLALTKNPKKRPTAEKLLQHPFTTQQLPRALLTQLLDKANDPHLGTPSPEDCDLEAYDVFPDTIHSRGQHGPAERTPSEIQFHQVKFGAPRRKETDPLNEPWEEEWTLLGKEELSGSLLQSVEEALEERSLTIRPASELQELDSPDDAMGTIKRAPFLGPPPAEPPAEDPLSSPLGTPPPPLPGPNSPPLLPTAWATMKHRDDPERSSCHGLPPTPKVHMGACFSKVFNGCPLRIHAAVTWIHPVTRDQFLVVGAEEGIYTLNLHELHEDTLEKLISHRCTWLYCVNNVLLSLSGKSTHIWAHDLPGLFEQRRLQQQVPLSIPTNRLTQRIIPRRFALSTKIPDTKGCLQCRVVRNPYTGSTFLLAALPASLLLLQWYEPLQKFLLLKNFSSPLPSPAGMLEPLVLDGKELPQVCVGAEGPEGPGCRVLFHVLPLEAGLTPDVLVPPEGLPGTAQQVIQVDRDTVLVCFDRCVRIVNLLGEPTATLAPVLTFDFPIETVVCLQDSVLAFWSHGMQGRSLDTNEVTQEITDETRIFRVLGAHRDIILESIPTDNPGAHSNLYILTGHQSSY
- the MAP4K2 gene encoding mitogen-activated protein kinase kinase kinase kinase 2 isoform X2, producing the protein MALLRDVSLQDPRDRFELLQRVGAGTYGDVYKARDTVTSELAAVKIVKVDPGDDTSSLQQEITILRECRHPNVVAYIGSYLRNDRLWICMEFCGGGSLQEIYHATGPLEERQIAYVCREALKGLHHLHSQGKIHRDIKGANLLLTLQGDVKLADFGVAGELTASVAKRRSFIGTPYWMAPEVAAVERKGGYNELCDVWALGITAIELGELQPPLFHLHPMRALMLMSKSSFQPPRLRDKTRWTQNFHHFLKLALTKNPKKRPTAEKLLQHPFTTQQLPRALLTQLLDKANDPHLGTPSPEDCDLEAYDVFPDTIHSRGQHGPAERTPSEIQFHQVKFGAPRRKETDPLNEPWEEEWTLLGKEELSGSLLQSVEEALEERSLTIRPASELQELDSPDDAMGTIKRAPFLGPPPAEPPAEDPLSSPLGTPPPPLPGPNSPPLLPTAWATMKHRDDPERSSCHGLPPTPKVHMGACFSKVFNGCPLRIHAAVTWIHPVTRDQFLVVGAEEGIYTLNLHELHEDTLEKLISHRCTWLYCVNNVLLSLSGKSTHIWAHDLPGLFEQRRLQQQVPLSIPTNRLTQRIIPRRFALSTKIPDTKGCLQCRVVRNPYTGSTFLLAALPASLLLLQWYEPLQKFLLLKNFSSPLPSPAGMLEPLVLDGKELPQVCVGAEGPEGPGCRVLFHVLPLEAGLTPDVLVPPAYGSTETSLPSAGLP